From the Chloroflexus aurantiacus J-10-fl genome, one window contains:
- a CDS encoding cupin domain-containing protein codes for MHAVQSADIKSFAIGLMNLRPFAGQQLMAVRVDAPKGATAPAHSHPHEQMTLVISGRLRFRVGDEWRELGPLEIVHIPGGVEHEAIMEEDSVFFDLFHPIRADFLQRQAEAGS; via the coding sequence ATGCATGCCGTCCAGAGCGCAGACATCAAAAGTTTTGCCATCGGCTTGATGAATCTCCGCCCCTTTGCCGGTCAGCAATTAATGGCAGTGCGGGTTGATGCGCCAAAGGGGGCCACGGCACCAGCCCACAGTCATCCCCACGAACAGATGACCCTCGTCATCAGTGGTCGTCTACGGTTTCGCGTAGGTGATGAATGGCGTGAACTCGGTCCGCTCGAGATTGTCCACATTCCCGGTGGGGTCGAACACGAAGCGATTATGGAAGAAGATTCCGTCTTCTTCGATCTCTTCCATCCAATACGAGCCGATTTTCTGCAGCGACAGGCTGAAGCCGGATCATGA
- the tuf gene encoding elongation factor Tu: MAKQKFERTKPHINVGTIGHVDHGKTTLTAAITKVLSLKGAAQFMAYDQIDNAPEERARGITIAIRHVEYQTDKRHYAHVDCPGHADYIKNMITGAAQMDGAILVVSAPDGPMPQTREHILLARQVQVPAIVVFLNKVDMMDDPELLELVELELRELLSKYGFPGDEIPIVRGSARNALESPSKDINAPEYKCILELMNAVDEYIPTPQRAVDQPFLMPIEDVFGIKGRGTVVTGRIERGKVKVGDTVEIVGMTNDAPRRTVVTGVEMFQKTLDEGIAGDNVGCLLRGIERTDVERGQVLCAPGSIKPHKKFEAQVYVLKKEEGGRHTPFFSGYRPQFYIRTTDVTGAIGLPAGMEMVMPGDNVVMTIELIVPVAIEEGLRFAIREGGRTVGAGVVTKILD, encoded by the coding sequence ATGGCCAAACAGAAATTCGAGCGGACAAAACCGCACATCAACGTCGGCACCATCGGTCACGTAGACCACGGTAAGACGACCCTGACCGCTGCGATTACCAAGGTGCTGTCGCTCAAGGGTGCAGCTCAGTTTATGGCGTATGACCAGATCGACAACGCCCCCGAAGAGCGCGCCCGTGGCATTACGATTGCTATTCGTCACGTCGAGTATCAGACCGACAAGCGCCACTATGCGCACGTCGACTGCCCCGGTCACGCCGACTACATCAAGAATATGATTACCGGCGCGGCCCAGATGGACGGCGCCATTCTGGTGGTGAGCGCTCCCGATGGCCCGATGCCGCAGACCCGTGAGCACATTCTGCTCGCCCGCCAGGTGCAGGTGCCGGCCATCGTGGTCTTCCTGAACAAGGTCGATATGATGGACGACCCGGAGCTGCTGGAGCTGGTCGAGCTGGAGCTGCGCGAGCTGCTCAGCAAGTACGGCTTCCCGGGTGATGAGATTCCGATTGTGCGCGGCAGCGCCCGCAACGCGCTGGAAAGCCCGAGCAAGGACATCAACGCCCCAGAGTACAAATGTATTCTGGAGCTGATGAATGCGGTGGACGAGTACATTCCGACGCCGCAGCGGGCAGTGGATCAGCCGTTCCTGATGCCGATTGAGGACGTGTTCGGGATCAAGGGGCGCGGTACGGTGGTGACGGGCCGGATCGAGCGCGGGAAGGTGAAGGTCGGTGACACGGTTGAGATCGTGGGCATGACCAACGACGCGCCGCGGCGAACGGTGGTGACCGGCGTGGAGATGTTCCAGAAGACGCTGGACGAAGGGATTGCTGGTGACAACGTCGGCTGTCTGCTGCGTGGCATTGAGCGCACCGATGTGGAGCGCGGGCAGGTGTTGTGCGCACCGGGCAGCATCAAGCCGCACAAGAAGTTCGAGGCGCAGGTCTACGTGTTGAAGAAGGAAGAGGGTGGCCGCCACACGCCATTCTTCTCGGGGTACCGCCCGCAGTTCTACATTCGCACGACCGACGTGACGGGGGCGATTGGCCTGCCGGCGGGGATGGAGATGGTGATGCCGGGCGATAACGTGGTGATGACGATTGAGCTGATCGTCCCGGTGGCTATCGAAGAGGGCTTGCGCTTCGCAATCCGCGAAGGTGGCCGCACCGTCGGTGCTGGTGTTGTAACCAAGATCCTCGATTAA
- the secE gene encoding preprotein translocase subunit SecE has translation MAVAKDTERDVQENILVRTFRETRSELRQVVWPSREETIRLTMLVIAVSIVIGLLLFIGDTIFTFLYTSLVSLVQ, from the coding sequence ATGGCCGTGGCCAAAGATACTGAGCGTGACGTTCAAGAAAACATCCTCGTGCGCACATTTCGCGAAACGCGCAGCGAGTTACGGCAAGTCGTTTGGCCAAGCCGCGAAGAGACGATCCGTCTTACAATGCTCGTGATTGCGGTGTCGATTGTGATTGGCTTGCTGCTCTTCATCGGTGATACGATCTTCACCTTCCTCTACACGAGCCTTGTCAGCCTCGTCCAGTAA